The Eleginops maclovinus isolate JMC-PN-2008 ecotype Puerto Natales chromosome 3, JC_Emac_rtc_rv5, whole genome shotgun sequence genome includes a region encoding these proteins:
- the LOC134862005 gene encoding double-strand-break repair protein rad21 homolog A-like has product MFYAHFVLSKRGPLAKIWLAAHWDKKLTKAHVFECNLESSVESIICPKVKMALRTSGHLLLGVVRIYHRKAKYLLADCNEAFIKIKMAFRPGVVDLPEENREAAYNAITLPEEFHDFDQPLPDLDDIDVAQQFTLNQSRVEEITMREDLGNVSLLQDNDFADFGMDDREMMRDPSTFDEDIMHGATASNLLLETEPGPANLPDKSNHMEYDDFGDASLGNTDGGMLVDKLLSSEDGGGIFDDPPVLTESVMMPPDHGDDEDDFDNLQSPGPDSPDSGPAEPLPAMADQTEQTTLVHNEEEAFALEPIDITVKETKAKRKRKLIVDSVKELDSKTIRAQLSDYSDIVTTLDLAPPTKKLMMWKETGGVEKLFSLPAQPLWNARLLKMFTRCLTPLVPDELRKRRKGGEADSLDEFLKELENPEVPREEVLSQHRDVIDPTIMEEPSILSASVMEGSRTTLDETVMPPPSTLRGVKRKTLDKEISLPMAPLEPQQQVVDRSVLSQRLDMHSVDLPPEESSLSLTQLVPELDLLGEKEKDKKDDSDEEEEEEGQAGDQDQEEKRWNKRTQQMLHGLQRVMAKTGADSVSLLELCRNNNKKQAAAKFYSFLVLKKQQAIEVTQTEPYSDIVATAGPRFHLI; this is encoded by the exons ATGTTCTACGCCCACTTTGTCCTCAGCAAACGTGGGCCGCTGGCCAAGATTTGGCTAGCGGCCCATTGGGACAAAAAGCTGACCAAGGCCCATGTCTTCGAATGCAACCTGGAGAGCAGTGTGGAGAGCATCATCTGTCCAAAG GTGAAGATGGCGCTGCGTACGTCAGGCCACCTGCTCCTTGGGGTGGTGAGAATCTACCACAGGAAGGCCAAGTACCTCCTTGCTGACTGTAATGAAGCCTTCATCAAGATCAAAATGGCTTTTAGGCCAG GTGTGGTGGATCTACCTGAGGAAAATAGAGAGGCAGCCTACAATGCCATCACCCTCCCAGAGGAGTTCCATGACTTTGACCAGCCATTACCTGATCTTGA TGACATAGATGTAGCCCAGCAGTTTACCCTGAACCAGAGCAGAGTGGAAGAGATCACCATGAGGGAAGATCTGGGCAACGTCAGCCTCCTGCAGGACAATGACTTTG CTGACTTTGGTATGGATGACCGTGAGATGATGCGTGATCCCAGCACGTTTGACGAGGATATCATGCACGGCGCCACAGCCTCCAACCTTTTGCTGGAGACTGAACCAGGCCCAGCTAATCTCCCTGATAAGTCCAACCACATGGAGTATGACGACTTTGGGGACGCCTCCTTGGGCAACACGGATGGGGGAATGCTTG tTGATAAGCTACTGAGCTCTGAAGACGGAGGAGGTATCTTTGATGACCCTCCAGTCCTCACAGAAAGCGTCATGATGCCTCCAGATCACGGAGACGACGAGGACGACTTTGACAACCTCCAATCAC cgGGTCCAGACAGCCCAGACTCCGGCCCAGCAGAGCCCCTGCCAGCCATGGCTGACCAGACAGAGCAGACTACTCTGGTTCACAATGAGGAGGAGGCCTTTGCTCTGGAGCCCATTGACATCACTG TAAAAGAGACCAAGGCGAAGCGTAAGAGGAAGCTGATTGTGGATAGTGTGAAGGAGCTGGACAGTAAGACCATCAGGGCCCAGCTGTCCGATTACTCGGACATAGTCACCACACTGGACCTCGCCCCTCCCACCAAGAAGCTCATGATGTGGAAGGAGACCGGAGGAGTGGAGAAGCTTTTCTCTCTGCCCGCCCAGCCCCTGTGGAACGCCAGGCTGCTTAAG ATGTTCACACGCTGCTTGACGCCTCTGGTGCCGGAcgagctgaggaagaggagaaagggtGGTGAAGCAGACAGTCTGGATGAGTTCCTCAAAGAGCTGGAGAACCCAGAGGTGCCTAGAGAGGAGGTCCTGAGTCAGCACAGAGATGTTATCG ACCCGACTATCATGGAGGAGCCCAGCATACTGTCAGCCTCTGTGATGGAGGGCAGCAGGACCACCCTGGATGAGACAGTGATGCCTCCTCCATCCACACTTCGCGGGGTCAAACGCAAGACCCTCGACAAAGAGATCTCCCTTCCT ATGGCTCCCTTGGAGCCTCAGCAGCAGGTGGTCGACCGCTCGGTGCTGTCTCAGAGGTTAGACATGCACTCGGTGGATCTGCCCCCAGAGGAGAGCAGCCTCAGCCTCACACAGCTCGTCCCAGAGCTGGACCTGctgggagagaaggagaaggacaaGAAGGACGATAGCGACGAAGAGGAG gaagaggaaggtcAGGCTGGAGATCAGGAtcaggaggagaagagatggaACAAGCGAACCCAGCAGATGCTGCACGGCCTCCag CGCGTCATGGCTAAGACTGGTGCAGACTCAGTCAGTCTGCTGGAGTTGTGCCGGAACAACAACAAGAAGCAGGCAGCTGCCAAGTTTTACAGTTTCCTTGTTCTCAAGAAGCAGCAAGCCATCGAGGTCACCCAGACTGAGCCCTACAGCGACATCGTCGCCACCGCTGGACCAAGATTCCATCTCATTTAG